A genome region from Bacteroides stercoris ATCC 43183 includes the following:
- a CDS encoding DEAD/DEAH box helicase, with protein MNMNYFSFYNKAKELLIDSLASLWFKGQAQEQEYIKRILTKDEPLFAEPVFQSIFPWEESADSFEEHSSKLRLLTPSFVNALSSEGIDKDLRFPLDRHPYKHQTESWRTMLSSRPQTIVVTTGTGSGKTECFMIPVLQDLAKTNEKNCVQAIFLYPLNALMKSQQKRIHAWCKALPEKVTYAIYNGETDKENRSDRYTTSHYPQLVTRPQIRKTPPQILFTNPTMLNYMLVRAEDREILEKSKGKLKWILLDEAHTYTGSSAAELSLQIRRVLDAFGVTIDQVNFAVTSATIGDESDPKTTIKLKTFVSQLTGKPFEDIKIISGKRIIPELNKGIAEDQLSKINKKFSIELSYSDIEKLRKKLNSSPVLKAKEIGRMLDKGIGKNVDASLEIIDALGEKVKGLNKGGGLGALLPTRAHLFVRSISGVYVCTNPDCQRHKGYRLSIGSLTTYQNMNCPVCKSKMLELATCSSCGSPIIVGETNTTKGFRMHTNVIDLDKSLFYEQKEDLIDLEDMGNIEDVEQNEADGFSRFFFAIPKKACLRKNANRTYHIFNHQNGKIELVPEDNRSNKCFTSLKSEESIPVIYQSLRHSGDNHVLCPHCGNNLSEFKNLDYLRISATQIGRTLATLLLDNAEPIDSNDADVVYEGRKYITFTDSRQGSARSAMGLNQDVERSWIRASIFHKLADMRLNDVKPGGLTPDEEAEYNAYLSIREHLPTLLFEKFKQLEKKKNGIPVIPNPEEVSWGQISQSLENDSNFKKLYEHVDKARGRKNFKNATDYLKALLVDQFGWIPKRANSLETMGFVRLVYPALKNAKCPALLQKRCTDTDWQNFLKICMDYVIRGGRHYMLSGAYKDYLTQNKYCSPIYPSNSELRKNGSPVSKWFKVNVSSKGINENQNRLVLLLCAVLDYDDISQINQIKIADINSILDAAWDFLKQNVLEATDVENQGYMLDLMGDKVKLQLIEKGYLCPVDNVIIDAPFCGYSPRMNGYIGRENFDRFKIKTEFVNPLFPFKSADQTEKNVMEWIEKNFSEQKAAGVFGVMNSRVFASKPIFISAEHSAQQSSEDLDRYEREFNEGKINILSCSTTMEMGVDIGGITEVVMNNVPPKSSNYLQRTGRAGRRSETKALALTVCAPNPIGTHTWNNPDYPITHVTETPLLKLESRQLIQRHVNAMVFASFVADQGGIRVTATLRDFFVTAEGMSFFDKFLNYIDSVISGKVERLQEPYLKLIKGTSLAQITLADVAQVVKKDIVAVYNVFDAHKGALAKAIESLKNESGTTNAIKAIEKQEENFFKTSMLSYLAENSFLPSAGLPLGLVECLLGGKEKVDGNSPTLHISQAISSYAPGNPVVKNEWVYETNGIRLKTKYDDSTSRYIIQNCTHCGYTTIIYGSAKTDCPKCGRHGTMHGIKDISLSTDQRFTEVVEPAAFSVAWDSTPTRKMDSLGSMNFIQPILLEMDAWLLKTNSAKMSIRCSTPRSEILFYNKGTNGYGYAFCPYCGRMKSEKSPDTTERMLSHHKHLLASTSCPGGENDGAAVRRHVLLVGRYQTDFVEIKFYDKDNNLVEDTETLYSLGVILSRKLTELLGVNDGEIEFGYDGINHSIFIYDTALGGAGYSLLFREYKDEVLKMALETLERCDCERSCTKCLIDRRSQWYTNYLNRPKALEWLRQEVKARVAPKEIIYLMPDSHVVTSDITTEFYQLTRNKDISGIRIFVNDNISQWDAETFPFKKILTELSLEGVDVAFILPSVPDVKSLSSADSATLIAEVFKTNFKCLENTLPTGLFPLMVVIMNDGIVKTYFGKNIDTSYSKNWGSGDVFITTQPNSLSYADINRMQLLSAFSSDDSSFMFEYRIREHSSLGRFFDSLKAPETGNWNRIISNLRGKAVSIEYSDRYLKTPLGCMLLAKMISSLKNEADLVLVSIKVIVTNIVSINDPDMAVNAIKDFTNGKKRNHFLKDAIFELTGIEPEIQDTGYVEHERCLTVKADNAEICIRPDAGIAKGWAPFGRDNAECTDRDFREDWNIDLELFNKQQIGNGILYTISYKQL; from the coding sequence CAAGATTTGGCTAAAACCAATGAAAAAAATTGTGTTCAGGCCATATTCCTTTATCCTTTGAATGCACTGATGAAAAGCCAACAGAAACGTATTCATGCTTGGTGCAAAGCTCTTCCCGAAAAGGTTACCTATGCGATATATAATGGAGAAACCGACAAAGAAAATCGGTCTGACAGATATACTACATCTCATTATCCACAGCTCGTAACAAGGCCTCAAATAAGGAAAACTCCGCCTCAGATTCTCTTTACTAATCCAACTATGCTCAACTATATGTTGGTACGAGCAGAAGACCGTGAAATCTTGGAAAAATCCAAAGGTAAGCTCAAATGGATTCTTTTAGATGAAGCACATACTTATACTGGCTCTTCAGCCGCTGAATTATCATTGCAAATCCGTCGTGTACTAGATGCTTTTGGCGTAACTATTGATCAAGTAAATTTTGCTGTAACATCAGCGACTATCGGTGATGAAAGTGACCCCAAAACGACGATAAAGCTAAAAACTTTTGTGTCTCAACTCACTGGAAAACCATTTGAAGATATAAAAATAATTAGTGGTAAGCGCATTATTCCAGAACTAAACAAGGGAATTGCAGAAGATCAATTGTCCAAAATAAACAAAAAGTTTAGTATCGAATTGAGTTATTCTGACATTGAGAAGTTGAGAAAAAAGCTTAACTCTTCGCCGGTATTGAAAGCAAAGGAAATCGGTCGTATGCTTGATAAAGGAATCGGGAAAAATGTGGATGCCTCATTGGAAATAATAGATGCTCTCGGAGAAAAAGTGAAAGGTCTAAACAAAGGAGGCGGCCTTGGAGCTTTATTGCCAACACGTGCTCATTTATTTGTTAGATCGATAAGTGGAGTGTATGTTTGCACCAATCCTGATTGTCAACGTCATAAGGGATATAGATTATCGATAGGAAGTCTGACAACATATCAAAATATGAATTGTCCAGTTTGTAAATCAAAGATGCTGGAACTTGCTACATGTTCGTCTTGCGGCTCTCCCATTATAGTGGGTGAAACAAACACAACTAAGGGATTTAGGATGCACACCAATGTAATTGATCTTGACAAGAGTCTTTTCTATGAGCAAAAGGAAGATCTCATTGATTTGGAAGATATGGGAAATATAGAAGATGTTGAGCAAAATGAGGCGGATGGCTTTTCTCGCTTCTTTTTCGCCATTCCGAAGAAAGCATGTTTAAGGAAAAATGCGAATAGAACATATCACATCTTCAATCATCAGAATGGTAAAATAGAACTTGTCCCTGAAGACAATAGAAGCAACAAGTGTTTTACTTCTTTAAAAAGTGAAGAAAGTATTCCTGTAATATATCAATCTCTTCGACACTCAGGAGATAATCATGTTCTTTGTCCTCATTGTGGCAATAATCTCAGCGAGTTTAAAAACCTTGATTATCTCAGAATAAGTGCTACTCAAATTGGACGTACTTTAGCAACATTGCTTCTTGATAATGCCGAACCCATTGACAGTAATGACGCAGACGTTGTATATGAAGGCCGAAAGTATATAACATTTACCGATAGCCGTCAAGGGTCTGCACGTTCTGCAATGGGACTTAATCAGGATGTAGAACGTTCATGGATTCGAGCTTCCATTTTTCATAAACTTGCCGATATGCGTTTGAATGATGTGAAACCTGGTGGTCTGACTCCTGATGAGGAAGCAGAATACAATGCATATCTGAGTATTCGGGAACATCTTCCGACCTTACTTTTTGAAAAATTTAAACAACTTGAAAAAAAAAAGAATGGCATACCAGTAATCCCCAATCCAGAGGAGGTATCATGGGGGCAAATAAGCCAGTCTCTTGAAAATGACTCAAATTTCAAGAAGTTGTATGAACATGTTGATAAAGCACGTGGCAGAAAAAATTTCAAGAATGCAACGGACTATCTGAAAGCACTTCTTGTCGACCAATTCGGATGGATTCCTAAACGGGCGAACTCATTGGAAACGATGGGATTCGTACGTCTTGTCTATCCAGCACTTAAAAATGCGAAATGCCCAGCACTCCTTCAGAAAAGATGTACAGACACCGACTGGCAGAATTTTCTCAAGATCTGTATGGATTATGTCATTCGTGGAGGTCGTCATTATATGCTTTCTGGAGCTTATAAAGATTACCTTACACAAAATAAGTACTGTTCTCCTATATATCCTTCAAATTCAGAACTGAGGAAGAATGGGAGCCCTGTATCGAAATGGTTTAAAGTCAATGTAAGTTCAAAAGGTATTAATGAGAATCAGAATAGACTCGTTCTTCTTCTGTGTGCAGTTCTAGATTATGATGATATTTCTCAAATCAATCAAATAAAGATTGCTGACATCAACTCAATACTTGATGCCGCATGGGATTTCCTGAAACAAAATGTTCTTGAAGCAACAGATGTAGAAAATCAAGGATATATGCTCGATCTCATGGGGGATAAAGTTAAGCTGCAACTTATCGAAAAAGGTTATCTCTGTCCTGTTGACAATGTTATTATAGATGCGCCGTTCTGTGGCTATAGCCCAAGAATGAACGGTTACATCGGTCGTGAAAATTTCGATAGATTCAAAATCAAGACGGAGTTTGTAAATCCGCTTTTCCCATTCAAGTCTGCGGATCAGACAGAAAAGAATGTCATGGAATGGATTGAGAAGAACTTCTCTGAACAAAAGGCTGCTGGTGTGTTCGGGGTTATGAACTCCAGAGTATTTGCTTCAAAACCGATTTTTATATCGGCTGAACATTCAGCTCAGCAATCGTCAGAAGATCTTGACCGATACGAAAGAGAGTTTAATGAGGGGAAAATCAATATTCTTTCTTGCTCAACAACAATGGAGATGGGGGTCGATATTGGTGGTATTACAGAAGTCGTCATGAATAATGTGCCGCCAAAATCGTCAAATTACCTTCAGCGTACGGGACGTGCAGGACGAAGAAGTGAAACTAAAGCCTTGGCTTTAACTGTTTGTGCTCCCAATCCTATTGGAACTCATACATGGAACAATCCAGATTATCCGATTACACATGTAACAGAAACTCCATTGTTAAAATTGGAAAGCCGTCAGTTGATTCAACGTCATGTTAATGCGATGGTATTCGCATCCTTTGTAGCAGATCAAGGGGGAATCAGGGTTACGGCAACTCTTAGGGATTTTTTTGTCACGGCAGAAGGGATGTCTTTCTTTGATAAGTTTCTAAATTATATTGATAGTGTAATCAGCGGAAAGGTTGAACGTCTTCAAGAACCATATTTAAAATTAATCAAGGGAACAAGTCTCGCTCAGATAACATTGGCGGATGTCGCACAAGTAGTCAAAAAAGACATAGTTGCTGTTTACAATGTCTTTGATGCTCATAAAGGAGCTCTTGCAAAGGCGATTGAATCTCTGAAGAATGAATCAGGAACGACCAATGCTATTAAAGCTATAGAGAAACAAGAGGAAAATTTTTTTAAGACCTCGATGTTGTCATATCTTGCTGAAAATTCTTTTCTGCCAAGTGCAGGTTTACCCTTAGGACTAGTTGAGTGTCTGCTAGGCGGTAAGGAAAAGGTTGACGGTAACTCACCGACATTGCATATAAGTCAGGCCATCTCCTCTTATGCTCCCGGTAATCCAGTAGTGAAAAACGAATGGGTCTATGAGACCAATGGTATTCGTCTGAAGACAAAATACGATGACAGCACTTCAAGGTATATCATACAGAATTGCACTCATTGTGGTTATACAACTATTATCTATGGAAGTGCTAAGACGGATTGTCCCAAGTGCGGTCGGCATGGAACTATGCATGGCATAAAGGACATCTCACTATCGACAGATCAGCGTTTTACAGAGGTCGTTGAACCTGCTGCGTTCTCCGTAGCATGGGATTCGACCCCGACTCGAAAAATGGACTCTCTCGGCAGTATGAATTTCATTCAGCCTATTTTGCTTGAAATGGATGCCTGGCTTCTGAAGACAAATTCTGCAAAAATGTCTATCCGCTGTTCAACGCCAAGGTCTGAGATTCTCTTTTATAATAAAGGAACGAATGGGTATGGATATGCTTTCTGTCCTTATTGCGGTAGAATGAAATCAGAAAAATCACCAGACACCACAGAGCGGATGCTGTCGCACCATAAACATCTTCTAGCTTCGACCTCTTGTCCCGGTGGCGAAAATGACGGTGCTGCAGTAAGACGTCATGTGTTGTTGGTCGGAAGATACCAGACTGACTTTGTTGAGATCAAGTTTTATGACAAAGACAACAATCTGGTAGAAGACACTGAGACACTCTATTCTCTCGGCGTGATTCTTAGCCGTAAACTCACGGAGCTGCTCGGTGTCAACGATGGAGAAATTGAATTCGGCTATGATGGCATAAATCATTCTATTTTCATATATGATACTGCTCTCGGTGGTGCAGGTTATTCATTGCTCTTCCGAGAATATAAAGATGAAGTCCTAAAAATGGCTTTGGAGACTCTTGAAAGATGCGACTGTGAACGGTCTTGCACGAAGTGCCTTATAGATCGCAGATCGCAATGGTATACGAACTATCTTAACCGGCCTAAGGCTCTAGAATGGTTAAGACAGGAAGTCAAGGCCCGTGTTGCCCCAAAGGAAATTATTTATTTAATGCCTGATTCTCATGTTGTGACATCAGACATCACGACCGAGTTTTATCAGCTCACACGGAACAAGGACATCTCTGGTATCAGAATATTTGTCAACGACAACATTTCTCAATGGGATGCGGAAACATTCCCATTTAAAAAAATTCTCACAGAACTATCTCTAGAAGGAGTTGACGTTGCCTTTATACTGCCAAGCGTACCAGATGTAAAATCGCTCTCGTCAGCAGACAGTGCAACTTTAATTGCGGAGGTATTTAAAACCAACTTTAAATGTCTTGAAAACACACTGCCGACAGGATTATTTCCGTTGATGGTCGTGATTATGAATGACGGAATCGTCAAAACATACTTTGGAAAAAATATTGATACATCCTATTCTAAGAATTGGGGAAGTGGAGATGTATTCATAACCACACAGCCAAATTCATTGTCCTATGCCGACATAAATAGAATGCAACTGTTGAGCGCCTTTTCATCGGACGATTCTTCCTTTATGTTCGAATATAGAATAAGAGAACACAGCTCGTTGGGTCGTTTTTTTGATTCTCTGAAAGCTCCGGAAACTGGTAATTGGAATAGAATAATATCTAACCTACGAGGCAAGGCTGTTTCTATTGAATATTCTGATAGATACCTAAAAACGCCCTTAGGCTGTATGCTTTTGGCAAAAATGATTTCCAGTCTGAAGAATGAAGCAGATTTAGTTCTGGTATCAATTAAAGTTATTGTCACAAATATCGTCTCAATTAATGACCCAGATATGGCAGTAAATGCTATAAAAGATTTTACCAACGGTAAGAAGAGAAATCATTTCCTGAAGGATGCTATATTTGAACTGACCGGGATAGAACCGGAAATTCAAGATACAGGTTATGTTGAGCATGAACGGTGTCTGACGGTTAAAGCGGATAATGCAGAAATCTGTATACGTCCAGACGCAGGTATAGCAAAAGGATGGGCACCATTTGGAAGAGATAACGCTGAATGTACCGACCGCGATTTCAGAGAAGATTGGAATATAGATCTCGAACTGTTCAACAAACAGCAGATAGGAAACGGAATACTTTACACCATCTCATATAAGCAACTCTAA
- a CDS encoding helix-turn-helix domain-containing protein has protein sequence MATQPKKMNIIKQVLTGHKNGLSVRRMAEMYSMSPTTVQRYLKMANEDSLGVDGLLKLEDPELNHRFNGGNPAYCDERFEDFKKRLPHFEQELKKPHMTTHLLWEEYRKDLPEGYGLT, from the coding sequence ATGGCTACTCAACCTAAAAAAATGAATATCATCAAGCAGGTCCTTACGGGTCACAAAAACGGATTGTCGGTCAGGAGAATGGCCGAAATGTACTCAATGAGTCCTACAACTGTGCAGCGCTATCTCAAGATGGCCAATGAAGACTCATTAGGTGTCGATGGTCTCTTGAAGTTGGAGGACCCCGAGTTGAACCATCGGTTCAATGGCGGAAATCCAGCCTATTGCGATGAGCGCTTTGAGGACTTCAAGAAACGACTTCCTCATTTTGAGCAGGAGCTTAAAAAGCCGCACATGACAACACATCTTCTTTGGGAAGAATACCGCAAAGACCTTCCTGAAGGTTACGGGTTGACCTAA
- a CDS encoding Mu transposase domain-containing protein, with the protein MKPSTVLKMLHQPAGKMYIDFAGDRMSYVDMETGEVVPVETFAAVLPCSGYTFITCIPSQGIEHFLGAVDAAIRFFGGAPRILVPDNLRSAVKSFDRWSPGLTDGLNDLATHYGCCAQPARVRRPKDKALVEDAVHKSYKRIYAPLRNRLFHSLQELNTAVGELLEKYNSRRMQGCDYSRVERFLAVEKPELLPLPGERYQMKRHALLTVAPNCFVQLGRERHHYSVPSRLIGNKVEVIFTDTQVRIYHDGNCIATHMRSFKHGGYTWVKEHLPSQTQAYYGYSPQYFIDKGSKYGPMAKHVLRELFSATDRPAEVYYRSAQGILALARETEPELFLLACKISVQYGKCNYPFISNLVKSKCQGYLMRQEKDAEYQTSTLPLHENIRGAQAYK; encoded by the coding sequence GTGAAACCTTCCACAGTGCTCAAGATGTTGCACCAGCCTGCCGGGAAGATGTATATTGACTTTGCCGGCGACAGGATGAGCTACGTCGATATGGAAACCGGCGAGGTTGTTCCTGTAGAGACGTTTGCTGCGGTTCTGCCATGCTCCGGTTACACCTTTATTACCTGTATTCCGTCGCAAGGCATAGAACATTTTCTTGGAGCTGTGGATGCCGCCATACGATTCTTCGGAGGCGCACCGCGCATCCTGGTACCAGACAACCTGCGTTCGGCCGTAAAATCCTTCGACAGGTGGTCTCCCGGTCTGACGGACGGACTGAATGACCTTGCCACGCATTACGGATGCTGCGCGCAGCCTGCCAGAGTAAGGCGCCCCAAGGACAAGGCCTTGGTCGAAGATGCCGTGCACAAGAGTTACAAGCGCATATACGCTCCGTTGCGGAACCGTCTCTTCCATTCCTTGCAGGAACTTAATACAGCAGTGGGAGAACTGCTTGAGAAATACAACAGCCGACGCATGCAGGGATGCGACTACTCGCGGGTAGAACGCTTCCTGGCTGTTGAGAAACCCGAGTTGCTCCCGTTACCCGGAGAACGTTACCAGATGAAACGGCATGCCTTGCTTACAGTCGCTCCGAACTGTTTTGTGCAGCTAGGAAGGGAACGGCACCACTACTCTGTCCCCAGCCGTCTTATAGGCAACAAGGTGGAAGTCATCTTTACGGATACACAGGTCAGGATCTATCATGACGGCAACTGCATTGCGACCCACATGCGTTCATTCAAACACGGTGGTTACACCTGGGTAAAGGAGCATCTGCCTTCACAGACACAGGCTTATTACGGGTACTCCCCGCAGTACTTCATAGACAAAGGATCCAAGTATGGGCCTATGGCTAAGCATGTCCTGCGTGAGCTCTTCTCTGCCACTGACAGACCCGCAGAAGTGTATTACCGCTCCGCGCAGGGCATCCTGGCTCTCGCCCGTGAGACAGAGCCTGAGCTTTTTCTTCTTGCGTGCAAGATATCCGTCCAGTACGGAAAATGCAACTATCCATTCATCAGCAATCTGGTGAAGTCCAAATGCCAGGGATACCTGATGCGGCAGGAAAAGGATGCAGAGTATCAAACATCCACCTTGCCATTGCATGAGAATATCAGGGGAGCGCAAGCTTACAAGTAA
- a CDS encoding helix-turn-helix transcriptional regulator, protein MSENRNAQYRYQVLDRCFSDWNKKYTIEDLLEIVNNHLYELEGSDSTIKLRQLRGDLNAIRKMLPDNIYLDAKPFGGKKCYYRYSEPNYSIFQNGLSVTEVNSLRSIIEMLSKYRGVTGNAWLEDVISNLELRFGVKSDRENLISFQCNSCLKGLEYLSTLIDATINHQPLEVSYTTHAGISSTNVLHPYYMKQYNNRWFIFGRINGKDYIVNRALDRIEGITRSDVPFCKNDLVDFNSYFDDIVGVSVPYEVQEAETIILQFSSERFKYIVSKPLHTSQKIIDEYKCIVTIKVIPTRELDQLILAFGPDVEVLAPDRYRMSIKTKIEKCLNKYRSVHCDCI, encoded by the coding sequence ATGTCAGAAAATAGAAACGCTCAGTATCGTTATCAAGTGCTGGACAGATGCTTCAGTGATTGGAATAAGAAATATACTATCGAAGATCTCCTTGAAATAGTCAACAATCATCTTTATGAATTGGAAGGTTCAGACTCCACCATCAAATTGCGTCAGTTACGAGGTGACTTAAATGCCATAAGAAAGATGCTACCCGATAACATCTATCTTGATGCCAAACCATTTGGAGGAAAGAAATGCTACTACAGATATTCTGAGCCAAACTATTCAATCTTCCAGAATGGTCTATCGGTTACCGAGGTTAACTCTTTACGCTCGATAATTGAAATGCTTAGTAAATATCGTGGAGTTACTGGTAATGCTTGGCTTGAAGATGTTATCTCCAATCTAGAACTTCGTTTTGGAGTAAAATCGGATAGAGAAAATCTTATTTCATTTCAGTGTAACTCATGTTTAAAAGGGCTTGAATACCTTTCAACTCTCATAGACGCAACAATCAATCACCAGCCCCTCGAAGTAAGCTACACAACACACGCAGGCATTAGTTCAACGAATGTGCTTCATCCATATTATATGAAACAATATAATAACAGATGGTTCATATTCGGACGTATTAATGGGAAAGATTATATTGTCAACCGAGCCCTTGACCGAATTGAAGGGATAACTAGAAGTGATGTTCCATTCTGTAAAAATGATCTTGTGGATTTCAACTCTTACTTTGATGATATTGTAGGGGTATCGGTGCCTTATGAAGTACAGGAAGCCGAAACAATTATTTTGCAATTTAGTTCAGAACGATTTAAATACATTGTTTCAAAGCCACTGCACACCTCACAGAAAATTATTGATGAATACAAGTGCATAGTTACTATTAAAGTAATACCAACACGAGAACTCGACCAATTAATTCTAGCTTTTGGACCTGATGTTGAAGTCCTAGCTCCAGATAGATACAGAATGAGCATTAAGACTAAAATTGAGAAATGTCTCAATAAATATCGCTCTGTGCATTGCGATTGCATATAA
- the istB gene encoding IS21-like element helper ATPase IstB yields the protein MEKILSDLKAMRLPGMAQTWQNLMEAHKINSISMADGIRMLIQGENDMRMSNRTHRLIKNAHFRYTVALGEIAADSARGIDQSLLNEVATCDYIRHGYPIIITGPTGTGKSWLASALGHHACLCGYKVRYYNVMKLFEELTMARIESRLPKLFERLSQYDLLILDDFAIKKLTAEQVLDLMEIIEDRHGNKSTIFASQLPVANWYETLDSNVSAADAILDRVVNTASRFALKGDSLRKKQ from the coding sequence ATGGAAAAAATCTTATCAGACCTCAAGGCTATGCGGTTGCCAGGAATGGCCCAGACATGGCAAAACCTCATGGAGGCTCACAAAATCAACTCAATCTCAATGGCTGACGGAATACGCATGCTCATCCAGGGGGAAAACGACATGCGTATGTCCAACCGTACGCACCGGCTCATCAAGAATGCCCACTTCCGTTATACAGTAGCGCTGGGTGAAATAGCCGCCGATTCGGCACGCGGCATAGATCAGTCACTGCTTAATGAGGTTGCCACATGCGATTACATCAGACATGGCTATCCCATCATCATTACAGGTCCTACAGGTACAGGCAAGAGCTGGCTGGCTTCAGCTCTTGGCCACCATGCCTGCCTATGTGGATACAAGGTTCGCTACTACAATGTGATGAAACTTTTCGAGGAGCTTACAATGGCCCGCATAGAAAGCAGGCTTCCTAAACTCTTCGAACGGCTTTCTCAGTATGACCTGCTGATACTCGATGACTTTGCCATAAAGAAGCTAACCGCAGAACAGGTACTCGACCTGATGGAAATCATAGAAGACAGACACGGAAACAAATCTACCATCTTTGCAAGCCAGTTGCCCGTAGCAAACTGGTATGAAACGCTCGATAGTAATGTCTCCGCAGCGGATGCTATCTTGGATAGAGTTGTAAATACCGCATCGAGATTTGCATTGAAAGGAGATAGTTTAAGAAAAAAACAATAA